The Rhinolophus sinicus isolate RSC01 linkage group LG09, ASM3656204v1, whole genome shotgun sequence genome includes a window with the following:
- the GAREM1 gene encoding GRB2-associated and regulator of MAPK protein 1 isoform X3 — MAKMSLLRTTYTIADLVPRQVASGECNEDTEVYNITLCTGDELTLMGQAEILYAKTFKEKSRLNTIFKKIGKLNSISKLGKGKMPCLICMNHRTNESISLPFQCKGRFSTRSPLELQMQEGEHTIRNIVEKTRLPVNVTVPSPPPRNPYDLHFIREGHRYKFVNIQTKTVVVCCVLRNNKILPMHFPLHLTVPKFSLPEHLVKGEVWPETLVHHWLGICQEQFDIDEYSRAVRDVKTDWNEDCKSPKKGRCSGHNHVPNSLSYARDELTQSFHRLSVCVYGNNLHGNSEVNLHGCRDLGGEWAPFPHDILPHQDSGDSGSDYLFPESNEESAGIPGKSELPYEELWLEESNPSHQPLTRSLSEKSRCDQFRGSVRSKCATSPLPVSGTLGAVMKSSEIALPPPPVPPKSEAVREECRLLNAPPVPPRSAKPLSTSPSIPPRTVKPARQQTRSPSPTLSYYSSGLHDISVTKSDTSPSESAPVSCYPCHRVKTDSVDLKSPLGSPSADVFSSRLSWPNHYSGASESQTRSDFLLDPSRSYSYPRQKTPGTPKRNCPAPFDFEGCELSASPTSSVTAEFGSSVSACPKSASYSLESTDEKTLAAGATKQSMSCPALPPRAPKPVEEKAASETSHLPLKIDGAEEDPKSGSPDLSEDQYFVKRGLQDIFSVSYPFSSPLHLQLAPRSCGDGSPWQPPADLSGLSIEEVSKSLRFIGLSEDVISFFVTEKIDGNLLVQLTEEILSEDFKLSKLQVKKIMQFINGWRPKI, encoded by the exons GTTGCTTCGGGTGAGTGCAATGAAGACACCGAAGTTTACAACATCACCCTGTGTACTGGGGATGAACTCACTCTAATGGGGCAGGCAGAAATCCTTTACGCAAAGACTTTCAAGGAAAAGTCTCGACTCAACACAATCTTCAAAAAGATTGGGAAGCTCAATTCCATCAGCAAGCTGGGGAAAGGCAAAATGCCATGTCTCATTTGCATGAATCACCGGACCAATGAAAGCATTAGCCTTCCCTTCCAGTGCAAGGGCAGATTTAGCACCCGAAGTCCTCTGGAACTGCAGATGCAGGAGGGCGAACACACCATCCGAAACATCGTGGAGAAAACCCGGCTTCCTGTGAATGTGACCGTGCCCAGCCCCCCACCCAGGAACCCCTACGACCTCCACTTCATCCGCGAGGGGCACCGCTACAAGTTTGTGAACATCCAGACCAAGACAGTGGTGGTTTGCTGCGTCCTGCGGAATAACAAGATCCTCCCCATGCACTTCCCTTTGCACTTGACTGTCCCCAAGTTCAGCCTCCCAGAACACCTGGTGAAGGGGGAGGTATGGCCCGAAACCCTGGTTCATCACTGGCTGGGTATCTGCCAAGAGCAGTTTGATATCGATGAGTATTCACGGGCTGTCCGGGATGTGAAAACCGACTGGAACGAGGACTGTAAGAGCCCCAAAAAGGGCCGGTGCTCGGGCCACAACCACGTGCCCAATTCCCTGAGCTATGCTCGCGATGAGCTCACCCAGTCTTTCCACCGGCTCTCGGTCTGTGTGTATGGGAACAACCTCCATGGCAACAGCGAGGTGAACCTCCATGGCTGCAGGGACCTAGGGGGAGAGTGGGCCCCCTTTCCTCATGACATCCTGCCCCATCAGGACTCGGGGGATAGTGGGAGTGACTACCTTTTCCCAGAATCGAATGAAGAGTCAGCGGGCATCCCAGGGAAGTCGGAACTTCCTTATGAAGAGCTGTGGCTGGAGGAAAGCAATCCCAGCCATCAGCCCCTCACTCGCTCCCTGAGTGAGAAGAGCAGATGTGATCAGTTTAGAGGTTCTGTCCGGTCCAAATGTGCAACTTCTCCACTTCCTGTTTCTGGAACTCTGGGAGCAGTGATGAAGTCTTCAGAGATTGCCCTACCTCCACCTCCAGTGCCTCCCAAATCGGAAGCT GTCAGGGAAGAGTGCCGGCTCCTGAACGCCCCACCTGTTCCGCCCCGAAGTGCAAAGCCTTTGTCCACCAGCCCCTCCATCCCTCCTCGCACAGTCAAGCCAGCGCGGCAGCAGACTCGCTCTCCCAGCCCTACCTTGTCCTACTATTCTTCAGGGCTGCACGACAT CAGCGTTACTAAAAGTGACACAAGTCCTTCTGAAAGTGCTCCTGTTTCCTGCTATCCCTGTCACCGAGTGAAAACTGACTCTGTGGACCTAAAGTCCCCATTGGGAAGTCCTTCTGCGGACGTGTTCTCCTCCAGGCTTTCGTGGCCTAACCATTATTCAGGAGCGTCGGAGAGCCAGACCAGGAGTGACTTCCTCCTGGATCCCAGCCGGAGTTACAGTTACCCTAGACAGAAGACGCCAGGCACACCAAAGAGAAACTGCCCAGCCCCTTTTGATTTCGAAGGCTGCGAGCTCTCGGCCAGCCCCACCAGCTCCGTCACTGCAGAATTCGGTAGCAGTGTCTCCGCTTGTCCCAAGTCAGCCAGCTACTCTCTGGAgagcacagatgagaaaactcttGCAGCGGGCGCGACAAAGCAGAGTATGTCATGCCCTGCGTTACCCCCCAGGGCCCCAAAACCAGTGGAAGAGAAAGCCGCCTCCGAAACTTCTCATTTGCCTCTGAAAATCGATGGTGCTGAGGAAGACCCCAAGTCTGGGTCACCGGACCTCTCTGAGGACCAGTATTTTGTTAAAAGGGGCCTGCAGGACATCTTCTCAGTCTCTTACCCTTTCTCCTCTCCGCTCCACCTCCAGCTGGCCCCCAGGTCCTGCGGCGATGGCTCCCCATGGCAGCCCCCTGCTGACCTGTCGGGACTGTCTATAGAAGAAGTGTCCAAGTCATTACGGTTTATTGGTTTGTCTGAAGATGTCATATCCTTTTTTGTTACGGAAAAGATTGATGGGAATTTGCTTGTTCAACTAACAGAAGAAATCCTCTCAGAGGATTTCAAATTAAGCAAACTGCAAGTGAAGAAAATCATGCAATTCATTAATGGCTGGAGGCCCAAAATATAG